One genomic segment of Aquipluma nitroreducens includes these proteins:
- a CDS encoding type II toxin-antitoxin system death-on-curing family toxin produces the protein MWNLKIDLCGKIKSVTSQELFGREKDDSFKSSISTIYQTYNGADLYPSIEEKAANLLYFVTKNHSFSDGNKRIAAFLFLYFLEKNGVLFDEFRNKRIADNALVALTLMIAVSRPEEKDIMTKVIVNLINKKN, from the coding sequence ATGTGGAATTTAAAAATTGATCTCTGTGGAAAAATCAAAAGTGTCACAAGTCAGGAACTTTTTGGGCGCGAAAAGGATGATTCTTTTAAGAGTTCAATCTCAACAATCTACCAAACTTATAATGGTGCCGATTTATATCCAAGCATTGAAGAAAAGGCAGCCAATTTATTGTATTTCGTAACCAAGAACCATTCATTTTCCGATGGGAATAAGCGCATCGCAGCTTTTCTGTTTCTCTATTTTCTTGAAAAAAATGGTGTTTTGTTTGATGAATTCAGGAATAAACGCATTGCAGACAACGCCTTGGTTGCGCTCACTCTGATGATTGCAGTCAGTCGCCCCGAAGAAAAGGACATCATGACCAAAGTTATTGTCAACCTGATAAATAAGAAGAATTGA
- a CDS encoding IS1634 family transposase: MYSVRKVKTKSGSVAVQVVRYVGHRSIVGKHIGSAKDQIEEAVLRQRALEWIDEQTAQLSLFPAQKQKLLVVDRGECIGVTHHFAFRFFMGCFDECGLSHLPRLLLDLAIMRLIEPASKLRSVELLGYYFGIKYSQRIYRNIPKLSAYKADIEQCAYRVAQQKFNEPFYFVLYDVTTLYFESFKADEFKIQGFSKDNKSQQPQIVIGLLVTQTGFPLSYQVFAGNTFEGKTMLPVVETFTSAHPQTRPIIVADAAMLDEERLAELREKKLSYIVGARLANAELGLVKQIHATLNGKHGAIARFPSRYGYLVCDFSLKRYKKELNELNKLVQKAEELVAKQSLKVKAQFVRKVTKEKIELNTTLIEKRRLLLGIKGYCTNLPEQQLSNQMVIDRYHQLWHIEQSFRMSKFDLQTRPIYHQKQEAIKAHVLICFVALIAEKYLEIITKLSLREIRFLVWNITETHIQDRLTKQTFVFRSPTKEIMNSQLANLITKWNLLPH; encoded by the coding sequence ATGTATTCAGTACGAAAAGTCAAAACTAAGTCGGGATCTGTTGCGGTTCAGGTTGTCAGGTATGTTGGTCACAGATCGATTGTAGGCAAACATATTGGTAGCGCCAAAGACCAGATAGAAGAGGCTGTTTTGAGGCAAAGGGCATTGGAATGGATCGATGAACAAACCGCCCAGTTATCGTTGTTCCCTGCCCAAAAACAAAAACTTTTAGTTGTAGACAGGGGCGAATGCATTGGGGTGACGCACCACTTTGCTTTTCGGTTCTTCATGGGCTGTTTCGATGAATGCGGTTTATCCCATCTTCCCCGCCTGTTGCTTGATCTGGCCATTATGCGCCTTATCGAGCCTGCTTCAAAACTCCGCTCTGTTGAACTGCTGGGATATTACTTCGGCATTAAATATTCTCAACGGATTTACCGCAATATTCCAAAGTTGTCAGCATACAAGGCAGATATTGAGCAATGTGCTTACAGGGTGGCACAACAGAAGTTCAATGAACCTTTCTATTTTGTGCTGTACGATGTTACCACATTGTATTTCGAGTCGTTTAAGGCCGATGAGTTTAAAATACAAGGGTTCTCAAAGGACAACAAGTCACAGCAACCCCAAATTGTCATCGGGCTGCTGGTAACACAAACAGGGTTTCCACTGTCGTATCAGGTTTTTGCAGGCAACACATTCGAAGGAAAGACAATGCTCCCGGTTGTGGAAACGTTTACCTCAGCCCACCCGCAGACACGGCCAATTATTGTAGCCGATGCCGCAATGCTGGATGAAGAAAGGCTTGCCGAACTCAGGGAAAAGAAACTATCGTACATTGTTGGTGCACGGCTGGCCAATGCGGAACTTGGATTGGTAAAACAAATCCATGCAACATTGAACGGGAAACACGGTGCCATAGCCCGCTTTCCATCGCGATACGGTTATTTGGTGTGCGATTTTTCACTCAAACGGTATAAAAAGGAATTGAACGAGCTAAACAAGCTTGTTCAAAAAGCCGAAGAGCTGGTGGCAAAGCAGTCACTGAAAGTGAAGGCTCAATTTGTCAGGAAGGTTACTAAAGAAAAAATAGAACTCAACACGACATTGATAGAAAAAAGGAGGCTGTTGCTTGGAATTAAGGGGTATTGCACCAACTTGCCCGAACAACAACTGTCCAACCAAATGGTCATAGACCGTTACCACCAGCTCTGGCACATTGAACAATCGTTCCGCATGAGTAAGTTTGATTTGCAAACCCGCCCAATATACCATCAAAAACAAGAAGCGATCAAGGCTCACGTACTGATTTGTTTTGTCGCTCTGATAGCAGAAAAATACCTGGAAATAATCACCAAATTATCATTGAGGGAAATCCGGTTCCTTGTCTGGAACATAACAGAAACCCATATTCAAGACCGATTGACCAAACAAACATTTGTCTTCCGATCCCCCACAAAGGAAATCATGAATAGCCAACTTGCAAACCTTATTACCAAATGGAATCTGCTACCGCACTAA
- a CDS encoding alpha/beta hydrolase family protein has product MKNFKFYHSYLILFIFAGLFLNSCKDNNTPEPTSYEYYLSSELKTQITSQEAAANFIKAAPEAVAISPLIRFDVEVYKITYKTTFKEKNIQASGLVCFPKAAGNYPILSFQNGTNTVYSDAPSVSSDNDMFSIMESVTSMGFIVVIPDYIGFGASENIPHPYLDAKSSTQSILDMIRAAKEYSTDAKVLAKASKDLFIFGYSQGGWATMELQKTIEKDYSSEFNLKASSCGAGPYSIEYMNKYIVDKIDYSKPYFLAYLLNSYDIIDAFTNPLTDFIQAPYAAKIPGLFDGKHSGGAINAELTTQMANFLTPEYRAGYATDAKYAGVRSAFTSNSITAWNATTPMKLFHGADDDLIPSGLSQKMLADFKTKGMTDSKIQLVIIPNVGHETGVYPTGMQTILWFLSLLK; this is encoded by the coding sequence ATGAAAAATTTTAAATTCTACCACAGCTACCTGATACTATTCATTTTCGCAGGTTTATTCCTGAATTCGTGTAAAGACAATAATACTCCGGAACCAACTTCATACGAGTACTACCTTTCGAGCGAGTTGAAAACTCAAATAACGAGTCAGGAAGCAGCAGCTAATTTTATCAAAGCTGCACCAGAAGCGGTTGCAATCAGTCCTTTAATCCGGTTCGATGTTGAAGTATATAAAATAACTTACAAAACAACCTTCAAGGAAAAGAACATACAGGCATCAGGATTGGTTTGTTTCCCGAAAGCAGCCGGTAATTATCCGATACTTAGCTTTCAAAATGGAACCAACACCGTTTACAGCGATGCTCCGAGCGTAAGCAGTGATAATGATATGTTCTCGATCATGGAAAGTGTTACATCCATGGGATTCATTGTGGTTATACCTGATTACATTGGGTTTGGAGCATCAGAAAATATTCCTCATCCTTACCTCGATGCCAAATCATCGACACAAAGTATTCTGGATATGATTCGGGCTGCCAAAGAGTATAGTACCGACGCTAAAGTTCTGGCAAAAGCAAGCAAAGATCTGTTCATCTTCGGATATTCTCAGGGAGGATGGGCTACCATGGAACTTCAGAAAACCATTGAGAAAGACTACTCATCTGAATTTAACCTGAAAGCCAGTTCGTGTGGAGCGGGACCCTATTCCATCGAATACATGAATAAATACATTGTTGATAAAATTGATTATTCAAAGCCTTATTTTCTGGCTTACCTGCTAAATTCATACGATATAATTGATGCATTTACCAATCCGTTGACCGATTTTATTCAGGCTCCTTATGCTGCTAAAATACCGGGCCTGTTCGACGGAAAACACAGCGGAGGCGCTATCAATGCTGAACTAACCACCCAGATGGCCAATTTCTTAACTCCTGAATATCGTGCAGGATATGCAACCGATGCCAAATATGCAGGTGTTAGAAGCGCATTCACTTCGAACAGCATAACCGCCTGGAATGCAACGACTCCGATGAAGCTTTTTCATGGGGCTGACGATGATTTAATTCCATCCGGACTTAGCCAAAAAATGTTAGCCGACTTTAAAACAAAGGGTATGACCGATTCGAAGATTCAACTTGTGATTATTCCAAATGTTGGTCACGAGACGGGCGTTTATCCAACAGGTATGCAAACCATTCTTTGGTTTCTGTCACTCTTGAAATAA
- a CDS encoding cytochrome c biogenesis protein ResB produces the protein MSNETSRKIEKHPWSYREGTIVTGLILLLGFALQAASGGIVLRIAGFPWNLIAGIIFLFLLVLAFYRWKNHPVMKWLGGVKAALPAILGFTFLVLLMGFIKQDVEPKSAPIKLLGLTHLVKTWPYMLINLYLMILLGIATLKRITPFNYKNAGFFLNHFGLFLVLLSTALGSSDIQHVTMNCYENETEHNALDTSGKPVEMPVTIKLLNFNIDEFRPKVTIIDNKTGQIVLNKNKNPFELLDRNTLDIYGYHLEVEQFLESSGKVGDSYVALNEPGSAPSAKVKVTKDGSEISGWVYSGSYVNQPETLKLNENHSLVMLPAEPRKFSSELNIQTQSGKNVTTTIEVNRPFHIDGWTIYQLSYKTEMGRWSNLSVLELVRDPWLPIVYLGIFLMMAGAAFLFITGNPKDGGTKHVA, from the coding sequence ATGAGCAATGAAACCAGTCGAAAGATAGAAAAACATCCTTGGTCGTACCGCGAAGGAACGATTGTTACTGGCTTGATTCTATTGCTTGGATTTGCCCTTCAGGCTGCAAGTGGTGGCATTGTATTGAGAATTGCCGGCTTCCCGTGGAATCTGATCGCCGGAATCATTTTTCTGTTTCTACTCGTTTTAGCATTTTACCGTTGGAAGAACCACCCGGTAATGAAATGGTTGGGTGGTGTAAAGGCGGCTCTGCCTGCTATTCTGGGTTTTACTTTTTTGGTTTTACTGATGGGATTTATCAAGCAGGATGTAGAACCGAAATCCGCACCGATAAAGCTTTTGGGCTTAACACATTTAGTAAAAACCTGGCCATATATGCTGATCAACCTTTATTTAATGATCTTGTTAGGCATCGCCACCTTGAAGCGGATAACTCCCTTTAACTACAAGAATGCAGGGTTTTTCCTCAATCATTTTGGTTTGTTTTTGGTGCTGTTATCAACGGCTTTGGGTAGCAGCGACATTCAACATGTAACGATGAACTGTTACGAAAATGAGACGGAACACAATGCTCTTGATACTTCAGGAAAACCAGTAGAAATGCCCGTTACGATCAAATTACTGAATTTCAACATCGATGAATTTCGGCCAAAAGTGACCATTATTGACAACAAGACCGGGCAAATAGTGCTCAATAAGAATAAAAATCCATTTGAATTGCTCGACCGAAACACACTGGATATCTACGGATATCATCTGGAAGTGGAACAGTTTCTGGAGTCTTCAGGAAAAGTGGGCGATAGTTATGTCGCATTGAATGAACCGGGTTCAGCACCTTCGGCCAAAGTGAAGGTGACTAAAGATGGCTCTGAAATTTCGGGTTGGGTTTACAGCGGAAGTTACGTCAATCAACCCGAAACACTGAAGTTGAATGAAAATCATTCTCTGGTGATGCTTCCTGCCGAACCTCGCAAATTTAGTTCTGAACTGAATATACAGACCCAAAGCGGCAAAAACGTGACTACAACTATTGAGGTTAACCGCCCCTTTCATATCGATGGATGGACCATCTACCAGTTGAGTTACAAAACAGAAATGGGACGATGGTCGAATCTGAGTGTTTTAGAATTGGTTCGTGACCCGTGGCTACCAATTGTTTATTTAGGCATTTTCCTGATGATGGCCGGCGCTGCGTTCCTGTTTATAACCGGTAACCCTAAAGATGGAGGGACTAAGCATGTGGCTTGA
- the ccsA gene encoding cytochrome c biogenesis protein CcsA, with protein MEGLSMWLDFPIYASVAILCWLAASGLFLSSGKKLMNQLAAGLSFAGTAFLLVFMTILWLHIQRPPMRTLGETRLWYAIFMSGIGLGSYLRWKYKWLVSYSLGLAMVFLIINLQHPETYDKTLMPALQSPWFIPHVIVYIFAYAMLGASSLVALRNIFFAPSDKTIKGPIQMADNLVYLGFSFLTLGLLFGALWAKEAWGHYWTWDPKETWAFLTWMFYLVYIHYRFRHPSEHKRAMTILAVSFAILLVCWFGVNYLPSAQNSVHIYSE; from the coding sequence ATGGAGGGACTAAGCATGTGGCTTGATTTTCCGATATACGCTTCTGTGGCTATTCTCTGCTGGCTGGCGGCATCAGGCTTGTTTTTGTCATCAGGGAAAAAGTTGATGAACCAGTTGGCCGCAGGACTTTCGTTTGCCGGAACGGCCTTTCTTCTGGTTTTCATGACGATTCTTTGGCTGCACATTCAACGACCACCGATGCGCACTTTGGGTGAAACGCGGCTTTGGTACGCAATCTTTATGTCAGGTATCGGGCTGGGTTCTTACCTTCGTTGGAAATACAAATGGTTAGTTTCGTATAGCCTTGGACTGGCAATGGTGTTTTTAATTATTAACCTCCAACATCCTGAAACGTACGATAAAACGCTGATGCCCGCCCTGCAAAGTCCGTGGTTTATTCCTCACGTAATTGTCTATATTTTTGCCTATGCCATGCTTGGAGCCTCATCACTGGTAGCTTTGCGCAACATTTTTTTTGCACCTAGCGACAAAACAATAAAAGGGCCGATACAAATGGCCGACAACTTAGTTTATCTGGGATTTTCGTTCCTGACTTTGGGTTTATTGTTCGGTGCACTCTGGGCGAAAGAAGCCTGGGGACATTACTGGACCTGGGATCCGAAAGAAACCTGGGCATTCCTCACCTGGATGTTTTACCTGGTGTACATCCACTACCGTTTCCGCCACCCTTCGGAACACAAAAGAGCAATGACAATTCTTGCCGTTTCGTTTGCTATTTTGCTGGTTTGCTGGTTTGGTGTCAATTACCTGCCAAGCGCACAAAACAGCGTTCACATCTATTCCGAATAG
- a CDS encoding TMEM175 family protein encodes MNRTRLEAFSDGVLAIIITIMVLEIKVPHGSDFTAMKPLVPVVISYILSFIYIGIYWNNHHHMMHTVKHVSGGILWANLHLLFWLSLVPFTTGWIGENHFAPVPMSVYGFVLLMAAIAYFILQTTIIRAQGERSLLARAVGNDIKGKMSPILYLLGIGSNFISQWISGGLYVLVALIWLIPDKRIEIILRSESETKNSKK; translated from the coding sequence ATGAACCGCACACGACTGGAAGCCTTTAGCGACGGAGTTTTAGCCATCATCATTACCATTATGGTTTTAGAGATTAAAGTGCCGCATGGCAGCGATTTTACTGCCATGAAACCGTTGGTTCCAGTTGTAATAAGTTACATTCTCAGTTTTATTTACATTGGCATTTACTGGAACAACCATCACCACATGATGCACACTGTGAAGCATGTTTCGGGTGGTATTCTATGGGCGAACCTTCATTTGTTATTTTGGTTGTCGTTGGTGCCATTTACCACCGGTTGGATTGGAGAAAATCATTTTGCTCCAGTCCCGATGTCTGTTTATGGTTTCGTATTGCTAATGGCCGCTATCGCCTATTTCATTCTGCAAACCACAATCATCAGGGCTCAGGGCGAACGTTCGTTGTTGGCTCGCGCCGTTGGAAACGACATCAAGGGAAAAATGTCGCCCATACTTTATTTGCTTGGTATTGGCTCAAATTTTATTAGCCAGTGGATTTCCGGTGGATTATATGTTTTGGTGGCTTTAATCTGGCTTATTCCTGACAAGCGGATTGAAATCATTCTCAGAAGCGAATCTGAAACGAAGAATAGCAAAAAATAA
- a CDS encoding SDR family oxidoreductase — MKILLTGTTGYIGQRLLPTLLEGGHQVICCVRDKSRFDLRKYHSKLLKIIEVNFLDEKSLDNIPDDIDAAYYLIHSMSAPNADFEKLEKISAKNFKNRIQQTKARQVIYLSGIVNDQKLSKHLKSRKLVEEILSSGSYHLTTLRAGIILGSGSASFEIIRDLVEKLPFMIAPRWLNTRSQPIAIRNVIEYLNGVLLFEPSFDQSFDIGGPEILTYKEMLKGFGKVRNLKLRIFTVPVMTPKFSSYWLYFVTSTSYTLAVNLVESMSVEIICRPNNLKDLLGIKLITFEEAIQRAFGKIQNEGVVSSWKDALSSNVLNKGISPLLEVPTFGCFVDKRKCEVQDIDNTLSKIWSIGGENGWYYASWLWELRGFIDKLFGGVGLRRGRKNTTIISAGDSLDFWRVLYASKDEKRLLLYAEMKLPGEAWLEFEIRNNMLYQTATFRPWGIWGRNYWYVLIPIHLTIFKGMIKRLAS; from the coding sequence ATGAAAATTTTACTCACTGGAACCACTGGTTATATTGGTCAACGCTTGCTTCCAACTTTACTCGAAGGTGGGCATCAAGTGATCTGTTGCGTTCGGGATAAAAGCCGTTTTGATCTTCGGAAATACCATTCAAAACTGCTTAAAATTATTGAAGTAAATTTTCTGGATGAAAAGTCGCTGGATAATATTCCTGATGATATTGATGCAGCGTATTACCTCATTCACTCCATGTCGGCGCCCAACGCTGACTTCGAGAAACTGGAAAAAATATCGGCAAAAAATTTCAAAAACCGGATTCAGCAAACCAAAGCCCGTCAGGTCATTTACTTGAGCGGAATCGTCAACGATCAAAAACTTTCAAAACACCTGAAATCGAGAAAGTTGGTCGAGGAAATTCTTTCTTCCGGAAGTTATCACCTCACCACGCTGCGGGCTGGCATCATTTTAGGCTCCGGAAGCGCATCTTTCGAGATTATCCGCGATCTGGTTGAAAAATTGCCTTTTATGATTGCGCCAAGGTGGCTCAACACGCGGTCGCAACCCATAGCCATTCGGAATGTGATTGAATACCTGAACGGGGTTTTACTTTTTGAACCTTCGTTTGACCAGAGTTTCGACATTGGCGGCCCTGAAATACTGACCTACAAAGAAATGCTTAAAGGTTTTGGTAAAGTGAGAAACCTGAAACTCCGGATTTTTACCGTTCCGGTAATGACACCAAAGTTTTCGTCGTATTGGCTCTATTTTGTAACTTCAACTTCGTACACGCTGGCAGTGAACCTGGTTGAAAGTATGAGTGTGGAAATTATCTGCCGACCCAACAATTTAAAAGATCTGCTGGGAATAAAACTTATCACTTTCGAAGAAGCCATTCAAAGGGCTTTTGGCAAAATTCAAAACGAAGGGGTTGTTTCGAGTTGGAAAGATGCCCTTTCGAGCAATGTGTTGAATAAAGGAATTTCGCCTCTGCTCGAAGTTCCAACTTTCGGCTGCTTTGTGGATAAGCGGAAATGCGAAGTACAGGACATAGATAATACGCTCAGCAAAATATGGTCGATTGGCGGCGAAAACGGCTGGTATTATGCCAGCTGGCTCTGGGAACTGAGAGGCTTCATTGATAAACTTTTTGGTGGGGTTGGATTGCGCCGTGGAAGAAAAAATACAACAATCATTTCTGCAGGGGACTCACTCGATTTCTGGCGGGTGCTTTATGCCAGCAAAGATGAAAAAAGACTTTTACTTTATGCCGAAATGAAGCTACCGGGTGAAGCCTGGCTCGAATTCGAAATCAGAAACAATATGCTTTATCAAACAGCAACTTTTCGTCCATGGGGTATTTGGGGCCGCAACTACTGGTATGTGCTCATACCCATACACCTTACCATTTTCAAAGGGATGATTAAACGGCTTGCTTCCTGA
- a CDS encoding outer membrane protein assembly factor BamB family protein has protein sequence MKIPIQLFILFLCLFSLKGYSQTPYNQRWPSFRGPFGCGFIENSKTAVTWNVETGEHIKWKTVVPGLGHSCPVIWGNLLFVTTAVNATNSESLKVGLYGDIDEANDSVVHEFKVYCLDKNSGKIIWERVAHKGIPKSKRHTKASQANCTPSTDGKYLVVHFGSEGLYCYDFSGNLIWKKDMGILAPGPYTDPGVEWGYASSPVIYKDRIIVQCDIPNAPYITALDLATGNEIWKTSRSDEVSTWCTPAIYSKDGKTMVIANGFNHICGYDFETGAEIWKLSNGGDAPAPAPVVANDLIYLNSAHGKYSPIFAVKPSAKGEITLDADSTKNEYIQWSIKRGGAYMQTPLIYKGLLYNLQVNGLLTVFDALTGELKYKESLKDPFSASGVAADGKLYFSSEDGNIFVIQAGPEFKLLAKNEMKDVCMATPAISGNTIYFRTQHFLIAVE, from the coding sequence ATGAAGATTCCAATCCAATTGTTCATTCTTTTTCTCTGTCTCTTTTCCCTGAAAGGATATTCACAAACTCCTTACAATCAGCGATGGCCTTCGTTTCGCGGCCCCTTTGGTTGCGGTTTTATTGAAAATTCAAAAACAGCAGTTACCTGGAATGTTGAAACAGGCGAACATATTAAATGGAAAACAGTTGTTCCGGGATTGGGTCATTCGTGTCCGGTTATTTGGGGCAATTTACTGTTTGTGACAACTGCTGTGAATGCAACCAATAGCGAATCGCTCAAAGTTGGTCTTTATGGTGATATTGATGAGGCCAATGATAGTGTCGTCCATGAATTCAAAGTGTATTGTCTGGATAAAAACTCCGGAAAAATTATATGGGAACGTGTTGCTCACAAAGGAATTCCAAAATCGAAACGCCACACCAAAGCTTCGCAGGCAAATTGTACACCATCTACTGACGGCAAATATCTGGTCGTACATTTCGGTTCTGAAGGATTGTATTGCTATGACTTTAGTGGAAATTTGATCTGGAAGAAAGATATGGGCATATTGGCGCCTGGACCTTATACCGATCCTGGTGTGGAATGGGGATATGCAAGCTCTCCGGTTATTTATAAAGATCGCATCATAGTTCAGTGTGACATTCCAAATGCTCCCTACATTACAGCACTCGATCTGGCCACCGGAAACGAAATCTGGAAAACTTCGCGTAGCGATGAAGTTTCGACCTGGTGCACTCCGGCCATATATTCAAAAGACGGAAAAACGATGGTAATCGCCAACGGGTTTAATCACATTTGCGGATACGATTTTGAAACGGGAGCGGAAATTTGGAAGCTCAGCAATGGAGGCGACGCTCCGGCTCCAGCTCCGGTTGTAGCCAACGATTTGATTTACCTGAACAGCGCTCATGGAAAATATTCACCGATTTTCGCTGTTAAACCTTCAGCCAAAGGAGAAATTACTCTTGATGCCGACAGTACAAAAAACGAATACATTCAATGGAGCATCAAACGTGGCGGAGCTTATATGCAGACCCCATTAATTTATAAGGGGCTGCTTTATAACCTTCAGGTAAATGGTTTGCTCACTGTTTTTGATGCGCTGACCGGCGAACTGAAATACAAGGAAAGTCTGAAAGATCCATTCTCCGCTTCAGGAGTTGCAGCCGATGGGAAACTCTATTTCAGTTCCGAAGACGGGAATATTTTTGTTATCCAAGCCGGCCCGGAATTTAAATTGCTGGCCAAAAATGAAATGAAGGATGTTTGCATGGCAACACCGGCCATCTCCGGAAATACAATTTATTTTCGAACGCAGCACTTTTTAATTGCAGTTGAATAG
- the ygiD gene encoding 4,5-DOPA-extradiol-dioxygenase, translated as MKRRSFIGSSLLFPLALKAMKNNELNRMLFSGENTAKMPVLFVGHGSPMNAIEENEFVQGWRNIGKSLPHPKAILCVSAHWETRGTFVTAMPKPKTIHDFGGFPKALYEVEYPAPGSPELANETKRTVTKTTVGLDEKWGLDHGAWSVIRRLYPEADVPVIQMSLDYGQAPQYHFELAKELSALRKKGVLIIGSGNMVHNLRMVAWDKINEPEYGYDWAIQANNKFKTLIESGDFKSLVNYASLGREVQLAVPTPDHYLPLLYSLALKDKDEPIFFFNDKPVMGSLTLTSVKIG; from the coding sequence ATGAAACGTCGATCTTTTATAGGATCATCACTGTTATTCCCATTAGCATTGAAAGCTATGAAAAATAATGAACTCAATCGGATGTTGTTTTCCGGAGAAAATACCGCCAAAATGCCGGTTTTATTTGTCGGTCATGGTAGTCCGATGAATGCCATCGAAGAAAATGAATTTGTACAGGGTTGGAGGAATATTGGCAAATCATTACCTCATCCGAAAGCCATTCTTTGCGTTTCTGCTCACTGGGAAACCCGCGGAACATTTGTGACCGCTATGCCCAAACCGAAGACCATTCACGATTTTGGCGGATTCCCAAAAGCTTTGTACGAAGTGGAATATCCGGCTCCCGGAAGCCCGGAACTTGCAAACGAAACCAAGCGCACTGTTACCAAAACCACTGTTGGACTTGACGAAAAGTGGGGATTGGATCACGGGGCATGGAGCGTCATCCGTCGGCTTTATCCAGAAGCTGATGTTCCGGTTATTCAAATGAGTCTGGACTATGGTCAGGCTCCGCAGTATCATTTTGAACTGGCAAAAGAACTTTCTGCTTTGAGAAAAAAAGGCGTGCTGATTATCGGCTCTGGAAACATGGTTCACAACCTACGGATGGTTGCATGGGACAAGATTAATGAACCTGAATATGGTTACGACTGGGCAATTCAGGCTAACAACAAGTTTAAAACGCTGATTGAATCTGGTGATTTTAAGAGCCTGGTCAATTATGCCAGTCTCGGTCGTGAGGTACAGTTGGCCGTTCCAACTCCTGATCATTACCTACCACTGCTTTATTCGCTGGCCTTAAAAGATAAAGACGAACCAATTTTCTTTTTCAATGACAAGCCCGTAATGGGTTCGCTTACCTTGACTTCTGTGAAGATCGGATAA
- the rhuM gene encoding virulence protein RhuM/Fic/DOC family protein yields the protein MNNSEITIFKTEDGKTEIQVKLENETVWLNLMQMSELFSRDKSVISRHITNIFKEKELPRVSVVAKNATTALDGKTYQVEYYNLDVIISVGYRIKSQRGTQFRIWANKILKDYLIKGYSINEKRLVQQNEQLRQLQDSVKLLGQVLNHKELSGDESTGLLKIISDYAYALDILDQYDYQKLEITETSGKEIYQITYEEAISQIAKVKIAYGNSELFGREKDDSFKSSISTIYQTYNGADLYPSIEEKAANLLYFVTKNHSFSDGNKRIAAFLFLYFPDL from the coding sequence ATGAACAACTCTGAAATTACGATTTTCAAAACCGAAGACGGTAAAACGGAAATTCAGGTCAAGCTTGAAAATGAAACAGTTTGGCTTAACCTGATGCAGATGAGTGAACTTTTTAGCCGTGATAAATCCGTTATATCCAGACATATAACTAACATTTTTAAGGAGAAGGAACTACCTCGAGTTTCAGTTGTTGCAAAAAATGCAACAACTGCTTTGGATGGAAAGACTTATCAAGTGGAATATTATAACCTTGATGTAATTATATCAGTCGGATACCGGATTAAAAGTCAAAGAGGAACCCAATTCAGAATTTGGGCCAACAAAATCTTAAAAGATTACCTAATTAAAGGATACTCGATCAACGAAAAACGGTTGGTTCAGCAAAACGAACAATTGCGCCAACTCCAGGATTCAGTGAAATTACTTGGTCAAGTGCTTAACCATAAGGAACTTTCAGGAGACGAAAGTACCGGATTGCTAAAAATTATTTCCGATTACGCCTATGCCCTTGACATTCTGGACCAATACGATTATCAAAAGCTTGAAATAACCGAAACTTCAGGCAAAGAGATTTATCAGATCACTTATGAAGAGGCTATTTCTCAGATCGCAAAGGTTAAAATTGCTTATGGGAATAGTGAACTTTTTGGGCGCGAAAAGGATGATTCTTTTAAGAGTTCAATCTCAACAATCTACCAAACTTATAATGGTGCCGATTTATATCCAAGCATTGAAGAAAAGGCAGCCAATTTATTGTATTTCGTAACCAAGAACCATTCATTTTCCGATGGGAATAAGCGCATCGCAGCTTTTCTGTTTCTCTATTTTCCTGACTTGTGA